In Macaca thibetana thibetana isolate TM-01 chromosome 8, ASM2454274v1, whole genome shotgun sequence, one DNA window encodes the following:
- the CCAR2 gene encoding cell cycle and apoptosis regulator protein 2 isoform X2 has protein sequence MSQFKRQRINPLPGGRNFSGTASTSLLGPPPGLLTPPVATELSQNARHLQGGEKQRVFTGIVTSLHDYFGVVDEEVFFQLSVVKGRLPQLGEKVLVKAAYNPGQAVPWNAVKVQTLSNQPLLKSPAPPLLHVAALGQKQGILGAQPQLIFQPHRIPPLFPQKPLSLFQTSHTLHLSHLNRFPARGPHGRLDQGRSDDYDSKKRKQRAAGEPWGAKKPRHDLPPYRVHLTPYTVDSPVCDFLELQRRYRSLLVPSDFLSVHLSWLSAFPLSQPFSLHHPSRIQVSSEKEAAPDAGAEPIPADSDPAYSSKVLLLSSPGLEELYRCCMLFVDDMAEPRETPEHPLKQIKFLLGRKEEEAVLVGGEWSPSLDGLDPQADPQVLVRTAIRCAQAQTGIDLSGCTKWWRFAEFQYLQPGPPRRLQTVVVYLPDVWTIMPTLEEWEALCQQKAAEAAPSTQEEMEPTEQAPDALEQAADTSRRNAEPSEASTQQETDTDLPEAPPPPLEPAVIARPGCVNLSLHGIVEDRRPKERISFEVMVLAELFLEMLQRDFGYRVYKMLLSLPEKVVSPPEPEKEEAAKEEATKEEEAIKEEVVKEPKDEAQNEGPAAESEPPLKEDGLLPKPPSSGGEEEEKPRGEASEDLCEMALDPELLLLRDDGEEEFAGAKLEDSEVRSVASNQSEMEFSSLQDMPKELDPSAVLPLDCLLAFVFFDANWCGYLHRRDLERILLTLGIRLSAEQAKQLVSRVVTQNICQYRSLQYSRQEGLDGGLPEEVLFGNLDLLPPSGKSTKPGAAPTEHKALVSHNGSLINVGSLLQRAEQQDSGRLYLENKIHTLELKLEESHNRFSATEVTNKTLAAEMQELRARLAEAEETARMAERQKSQLQRLLQELRRRLTPLQLEIQRVVEKADSWVEKEEPAPSN, from the exons ATGTCCCAGTTTAAGCGCCAGCGGATCAACCCACTTCCAGGGGGACGCAACTTCTCAG GCACAGCTTCAACATCTCTTCTGGGCCCTCCTCCTGGTTTGCTCACTCCTCCTGTGGCCACAGAACTGTCCCAGAATGCCAGGCACCTTCAG GGTGGGGAGAAACAGCGGGTCTTCACTGGTATTGTTACCAGCTTGCATGACTACTTTGGGGTTGTGGATGAAGAGGTCTTTTTTCAGCTAAG TGTGGTGAAGGGCCGGCTGCCCCAGCTGGGTGAGAAGGTGCTGGTGAAGGCTGCATACAACCCAGGCCAGGCAGTGCCCTGGAATGCTGTCAAGGTGCAAACGCTCTCCAACCAG CCCCTACTGAAGTCCCCAGCACCTCCCCTTCTGCATGTAGCAGCCCTGGGCCAGAAGCAGGGGATCCTGGGAGCTCAGCCTCAGTTGATCTTCCAGCCTCACCGGATTCCCCCACTCTTTCCTCAGAAGC CTCTGAGTCTCTTCCAGACATCCCACACACTTCACCTGAGCCACCTGAACAGATTTCCTGCCCGGGGCCCTCATGGACGGTTGGATCAGGGCCGAAG CGATGACTATGACTCCAAGAAACGCAAACAGCGGGCTGCTGGAGAGCCCTGGGGTGCTAAGAAGCCAAGGCATGACCTGCCTCCTTACCGGGTCCACCTCACTCCCTACACTGTGGACAG CCCCGTCTGTGACTTCCTAGAACTCCAGCGTCGTTACCGCAGCCTCCTGGTCCCCTCAGATTTTCTGTCCGTGCATCTGAGTTGGCTGTCAGCCTTCCCTCTGAGCCAACCCTTTTCCCTCCATCACCCGAGCCGGATCCAGGTCTCTTCTGAAAAGGAGGCAGCTCCAGATGCTGGTGCTGAGCCCATCCCTGCAGACAGTGACCCCGCTTATAGTTCCAAG GTACTACTGCTCTCTTCCCCGGGGTTGGAGGAATTGTATCGTTGTTGCATGCTCTTTGTGGATGACATGGCTGAGCCAAGGGAGACGCCAGAGCATCCTCTGAAGCAGATTAAG TTTTTGCTGggcagaaaagaagaagaggcaGTGCTGGTTGGGGGTGAATGGTCTCCTTCCCTGGATGGCCTCGACCCCCAGGCTGACCCACAGGTGCTGGTGCGCACCGCCATCCGCTGTGCGCAGGCCCAGACCGGCATTGACTTGAGTGGCTGCACCAAGTG GTGGCGCTTTGCCGAGTTTCAGTACCTGCAGCCGGGACCCCCCCGGCGGCTCCAGACAGTGGTGGTATACCTGCCGGACGTCTGGACCATCATGCCTACTTTGGAGGAGTGGGAGGCCCTGTGCCAGCAGAAAGCTGCAGAGGCAGCTCCTTCGACCCAGGAG GAAATGGAGCCTACTGAACAGGCACCGGACGCCTTGGAGCAAGCAGCAGACACTTCTAGACGGAACGCAGAACCTTCAGAGGCCAGCACACAGCAGGAAACGGACACTGATCTCCCAGAGGCCCCTCCACCCCCGCTAGAACCTGCTGTCATCGCACGCCCTGGCTGTGTGAACCTGTCCCTCCATGGGATTGTGGAGGATCGGAGGCCAAAAGAAAGGATCTCTTTTGAG GTGATGGTGCTGGCTGAGCTGTTTCTGGAGATGCTCCAGAGGGATTTTGGCTATAGGGTTTATAAGATGCTGCTGAGCCTTCCTGAAAAGGTCGTGTCCCCACCTGAACCTGAGAAGGAGGAGGCGGCCAAGGAGGAAGCCACCAAGGAGGAAGAAGCCATCAAAGAGGAGGTGGTCAAGGAGCCCAAGGATGAGGCACAGAATGAGGGCCCGGCTGCCGAGTCAGAGCCCCCACTG AAGGAGGATGGGCTTTTGCCCAAACCACCCTCTTCtgggggagaggaagaagaaaaacccCGGGGCGAGGCTTCCGAGGACCTGTGTGAGATGGCCCTGGACCCAGAACTGTTGCTTCTGAGGGATGATGGAGAGGAGGAGTTTG CAGGAGCAAAGCTGGAGGATTCGGAGGTCCGGTCCGTTGCCTCAAACCAGTCAGAGATGGAGTTCTCTTCACTTCAGGACATG cCCAAGGAGCTGGATCCCTCTGCTGTGCTCCCCTTGGACTGTCTGCTTGCTTTTGTGTTCTTTGATGCCAACTGGTGTGGCTACTTGCACCGGCGAGACTTGGAGAGGATCCTCCTTACCCTTGGGATCCGGCTCAGTGCAGAGCAG GCCAAGCAGCTGGTCAGCAGGGTGGTGACCCAGAACATCTGCCAGTACCGGAGCCTTCAGTACAGCCGCCAGGAGGGCCTGGACGGTGGCCTTCCCGAGGAGGTGCTCTTTG GAAACCTGGACCTGCTGCCCCCTTCTGGGAAGAGCACGAAGCCAGGTGCCGCCCCTACGGAACACAAAGCCTTGGTGTCCCACAATGGCAGCCTGATCAACGTGGGGAGCCTGCTGCAGCGCGCGGAGCAGCAGGACAGCGGCCGGCTCTACCTAGAGAACAAGATCCACACACTGGAGCTGAAGCTGG AGGAGAGCCATAACCGTTTCTCAGCCACTGAAGTAACGAATAAGACGCTGGCGGCAGAGATGCAGGAGCTGCGAGCCCGGCTGGCGGAGGCTGAGGAGACCGCTCGGATGGCGGAGCGACAGAAGAGCCAGCTCCAGCGGCTGCTGCAGGAGCTCCGCAGGCGCCTGACCCCCCTGCAGCTGGAGATCCAGCGGGTGGTGGAAAAG GCTGACAGCTGGGTGGAGAAAGAGGAGCCGGCACCTAGCAACTGA
- the CCAR2 gene encoding cell cycle and apoptosis regulator protein 2 isoform X1, which produces MSQFKRQRINPLPGGRNFSGTASTSLLGPPPGLLTPPVATELSQNARHLQGGEKQRVFTGIVTSLHDYFGVVDEEVFFQLSVVKGRLPQLGEKVLVKAAYNPGQAVPWNAVKVQTLSNQPLLKSPAPPLLHVAALGQKQGILGAQPQLIFQPHRIPPLFPQKPLSLFQTSHTLHLSHLNRFPARGPHGRLDQGRSDDYDSKKRKQRAAGEPWGAKKPRHDLPPYRVHLTPYTVDSPVCDFLELQRRYRSLLVPSDFLSVHLSWLSAFPLSQPFSLHHPSRIQVSSEKEAAPDAGAEPIPADSDPAYSSKVLLLSSPGLEELYRCCMLFVDDMAEPRETPEHPLKQIKFLLGRKEEEAVLVGGEWSPSLDGLDPQADPQVLVRTAIRCAQAQTGIDLSGCTKWWRFAEFQYLQPGPPRRLQTVVVYLPDVWTIMPTLEEWEALCQQKAAEAAPSTQEVPGEMEPTEQAPDALEQAADTSRRNAEPSEASTQQETDTDLPEAPPPPLEPAVIARPGCVNLSLHGIVEDRRPKERISFEVMVLAELFLEMLQRDFGYRVYKMLLSLPEKVVSPPEPEKEEAAKEEATKEEEAIKEEVVKEPKDEAQNEGPAAESEPPLKEDGLLPKPPSSGGEEEEKPRGEASEDLCEMALDPELLLLRDDGEEEFAGAKLEDSEVRSVASNQSEMEFSSLQDMPKELDPSAVLPLDCLLAFVFFDANWCGYLHRRDLERILLTLGIRLSAEQAKQLVSRVVTQNICQYRSLQYSRQEGLDGGLPEEVLFGNLDLLPPSGKSTKPGAAPTEHKALVSHNGSLINVGSLLQRAEQQDSGRLYLENKIHTLELKLEESHNRFSATEVTNKTLAAEMQELRARLAEAEETARMAERQKSQLQRLLQELRRRLTPLQLEIQRVVEKADSWVEKEEPAPSN; this is translated from the exons ATGTCCCAGTTTAAGCGCCAGCGGATCAACCCACTTCCAGGGGGACGCAACTTCTCAG GCACAGCTTCAACATCTCTTCTGGGCCCTCCTCCTGGTTTGCTCACTCCTCCTGTGGCCACAGAACTGTCCCAGAATGCCAGGCACCTTCAG GGTGGGGAGAAACAGCGGGTCTTCACTGGTATTGTTACCAGCTTGCATGACTACTTTGGGGTTGTGGATGAAGAGGTCTTTTTTCAGCTAAG TGTGGTGAAGGGCCGGCTGCCCCAGCTGGGTGAGAAGGTGCTGGTGAAGGCTGCATACAACCCAGGCCAGGCAGTGCCCTGGAATGCTGTCAAGGTGCAAACGCTCTCCAACCAG CCCCTACTGAAGTCCCCAGCACCTCCCCTTCTGCATGTAGCAGCCCTGGGCCAGAAGCAGGGGATCCTGGGAGCTCAGCCTCAGTTGATCTTCCAGCCTCACCGGATTCCCCCACTCTTTCCTCAGAAGC CTCTGAGTCTCTTCCAGACATCCCACACACTTCACCTGAGCCACCTGAACAGATTTCCTGCCCGGGGCCCTCATGGACGGTTGGATCAGGGCCGAAG CGATGACTATGACTCCAAGAAACGCAAACAGCGGGCTGCTGGAGAGCCCTGGGGTGCTAAGAAGCCAAGGCATGACCTGCCTCCTTACCGGGTCCACCTCACTCCCTACACTGTGGACAG CCCCGTCTGTGACTTCCTAGAACTCCAGCGTCGTTACCGCAGCCTCCTGGTCCCCTCAGATTTTCTGTCCGTGCATCTGAGTTGGCTGTCAGCCTTCCCTCTGAGCCAACCCTTTTCCCTCCATCACCCGAGCCGGATCCAGGTCTCTTCTGAAAAGGAGGCAGCTCCAGATGCTGGTGCTGAGCCCATCCCTGCAGACAGTGACCCCGCTTATAGTTCCAAG GTACTACTGCTCTCTTCCCCGGGGTTGGAGGAATTGTATCGTTGTTGCATGCTCTTTGTGGATGACATGGCTGAGCCAAGGGAGACGCCAGAGCATCCTCTGAAGCAGATTAAG TTTTTGCTGggcagaaaagaagaagaggcaGTGCTGGTTGGGGGTGAATGGTCTCCTTCCCTGGATGGCCTCGACCCCCAGGCTGACCCACAGGTGCTGGTGCGCACCGCCATCCGCTGTGCGCAGGCCCAGACCGGCATTGACTTGAGTGGCTGCACCAAGTG GTGGCGCTTTGCCGAGTTTCAGTACCTGCAGCCGGGACCCCCCCGGCGGCTCCAGACAGTGGTGGTATACCTGCCGGACGTCTGGACCATCATGCCTACTTTGGAGGAGTGGGAGGCCCTGTGCCAGCAGAAAGCTGCAGAGGCAGCTCCTTCGACCCAGGAGGTACCAGGG GAAATGGAGCCTACTGAACAGGCACCGGACGCCTTGGAGCAAGCAGCAGACACTTCTAGACGGAACGCAGAACCTTCAGAGGCCAGCACACAGCAGGAAACGGACACTGATCTCCCAGAGGCCCCTCCACCCCCGCTAGAACCTGCTGTCATCGCACGCCCTGGCTGTGTGAACCTGTCCCTCCATGGGATTGTGGAGGATCGGAGGCCAAAAGAAAGGATCTCTTTTGAG GTGATGGTGCTGGCTGAGCTGTTTCTGGAGATGCTCCAGAGGGATTTTGGCTATAGGGTTTATAAGATGCTGCTGAGCCTTCCTGAAAAGGTCGTGTCCCCACCTGAACCTGAGAAGGAGGAGGCGGCCAAGGAGGAAGCCACCAAGGAGGAAGAAGCCATCAAAGAGGAGGTGGTCAAGGAGCCCAAGGATGAGGCACAGAATGAGGGCCCGGCTGCCGAGTCAGAGCCCCCACTG AAGGAGGATGGGCTTTTGCCCAAACCACCCTCTTCtgggggagaggaagaagaaaaacccCGGGGCGAGGCTTCCGAGGACCTGTGTGAGATGGCCCTGGACCCAGAACTGTTGCTTCTGAGGGATGATGGAGAGGAGGAGTTTG CAGGAGCAAAGCTGGAGGATTCGGAGGTCCGGTCCGTTGCCTCAAACCAGTCAGAGATGGAGTTCTCTTCACTTCAGGACATG cCCAAGGAGCTGGATCCCTCTGCTGTGCTCCCCTTGGACTGTCTGCTTGCTTTTGTGTTCTTTGATGCCAACTGGTGTGGCTACTTGCACCGGCGAGACTTGGAGAGGATCCTCCTTACCCTTGGGATCCGGCTCAGTGCAGAGCAG GCCAAGCAGCTGGTCAGCAGGGTGGTGACCCAGAACATCTGCCAGTACCGGAGCCTTCAGTACAGCCGCCAGGAGGGCCTGGACGGTGGCCTTCCCGAGGAGGTGCTCTTTG GAAACCTGGACCTGCTGCCCCCTTCTGGGAAGAGCACGAAGCCAGGTGCCGCCCCTACGGAACACAAAGCCTTGGTGTCCCACAATGGCAGCCTGATCAACGTGGGGAGCCTGCTGCAGCGCGCGGAGCAGCAGGACAGCGGCCGGCTCTACCTAGAGAACAAGATCCACACACTGGAGCTGAAGCTGG AGGAGAGCCATAACCGTTTCTCAGCCACTGAAGTAACGAATAAGACGCTGGCGGCAGAGATGCAGGAGCTGCGAGCCCGGCTGGCGGAGGCTGAGGAGACCGCTCGGATGGCGGAGCGACAGAAGAGCCAGCTCCAGCGGCTGCTGCAGGAGCTCCGCAGGCGCCTGACCCCCCTGCAGCTGGAGATCCAGCGGGTGGTGGAAAAG GCTGACAGCTGGGTGGAGAAAGAGGAGCCGGCACCTAGCAACTGA
- the C8H8orf58 gene encoding LOW QUALITY PROTEIN: uncharacterized protein C8orf58 homolog (The sequence of the model RefSeq protein was modified relative to this genomic sequence to represent the inferred CDS: inserted 1 base in 1 codon) — MDVAYQGFAYHRAQSTGSLSLTTVVKGIPSTHLPNSWGHIRAARGCPVTTLPHWFRTLLPGAVLPAIRNAGGVGGGLPSLTLTLHADGTGEGLARGCIVPGVTSTYRRIPDAAHGCSSWERGDKLRGVNREALFLKLASRDSGVEMAVGDSPLAALPGLSQDSLDFESSGSPEPPAHVDQPLASQKLGQVLERSHPLPTAPASLSGQHRCLRPPSKCEREVPLFGAGEPESMEADTDLEAGLEEEAVGGLGPGAWACLPGQGLRYLEHLCLVLEQMARLQQLYLQLRIQRPPGDPGEEESARAPLPSPLHTPGNGGQRPWELLSQTEQTGAKAASPPKVEVPSANPPRLPETPGEPAYHLPSSQGHKRDFSHWDKVKVLLNRICRRSHHHPEPPAPPDGSDPRIESTDLPERPQCRPHRKTFMPSLVVKKQRAXKPFCRLRPLGAPGDPGWRGLAVKSSSPFGLLLLLHIARKSC; from the exons atggatgtggCCTACCAGGGCTTTGCCTACCACAGAGCTCAGAGCACGGGTTCCCTGTCGCTAACAACTGTTGTGAAGGGAATCCCATCCACAcatctcccaaatagctggggccaTATCCGGGCGGCCCGTGGCTGTCCAGTGACCACCCTTCCTCACTGGTTCAGGACACTCCTCCCTGGGGCAGTGCTGCCAGCCATCAGGAATGctgggggtgttgggggtggccTGCCCAGCCTGACACTGACTCTCCATGCAGATGGGACTGGCGAGGGCCTGGCACGGGGCTGCATAGTGCCTGGAGTCACCAGCACCTACAGACGGATCCCGGACGCTGCCCACGGGTGCTCATCCTGGGAGAGAGGTGACAAGCTCAGAGGTGTCAACAGGGAAGCGCTGTTTCTCAAACTGGCTTCCCGGGACTCAGGAGTGGAGATGGCAGTTGGGGACAGCCCCCTGGCTGCCTTACCAGGCCTTTCTCAGGACTCCCTGGACTTTGAATCCTCAGGGAGTCCCGAGCCCCCAGCCCATGTAGACCAGCCCCTGGCCAGCCAGAAGCTGGGGCAAGTGCTGGAGCGTTCCCACCCGCTCCCAACAGCTCCCGCTAGCTTGTCAGGACAACACCGCTGCCTGCGGCCGCCCAGCAAGTGCGAGCGTGAAGTGCCCCTTTTTGGAGCAGGGGAACCGGAGTCCATGGAGGCAGACACAGACCTAGAGGCAGGCCTGGAGGAAGAGGCG GTGgggggcctggggcctggagccTGGGCCTGCCTCCCTGGGCAGGGTCTTCGCTATCTGGAACACCTGTGCCTAGTGCTGGAGCAGATGGCAAGGCTCCAGCAGCTCTACCTGCAGCTGCGGATCCAGAGGCCCCCAGGG GATCCCGGTGAGGAGGAGTCAGCCCGAGCCCCTTTACCGTCCCCCTTACACACCCCAGGTAATGGGGGGCAGCGGCCATGGGAGCTGCTAAGCCAGACAGAGCAGACAG GGGCAAAGGCTGCTTCACCCCCAAAGGTGGAGGTGCCCAGCGCCAACCCTCCCAGGCTGCCAGAAACCCCAGGGGAGCCAGCGTACCACTTGCCATCCTCCCAGGGACACAAG CGGGATTTCTCCCACTGGGACAAGGTCAAGGTCCTGCTCAACCGGATCTGCCGGAGAAGCCACCACCACCCTGAGCCCCCTGCCCCTCCTGATGGCTCTGACCCCAG GATCGAGTCCACGGACCTCCCTGAAAGGCCTCAGTGCCGCCCCCACCGGAAAACCTTTATGCCGTCATTAGTGGTTAAGAAACAACGAG CAAAACCTTTCTGTAGGCTGAGACCTCTCGGTGCACCTGGTGACCCTGGGTGGAGGGGACTTGCTGTGAAGTCTTCCTCGCCCTTTGGCCTGTTGCTGCTTCTCCACATTGCCAGGAAAAGCTGCTGA
- the PDLIM2 gene encoding PDZ and LIM domain protein 2 isoform X2, translating to MALTVDVAGPAPWGFRITGGRDFHTPIMVTKVAERGKAKDADLRPGDIIVAINGESAEGMLHAEAQSKIRQSPSPLRLQLDRSQAASPGQTNGDSSLEVLATRFQGSVRTHTESHSSLRSSYSSPTSLSPRAGSPFSPPPFSSPLAGEAAISRSFQSLACSPGLPAADRLSYSGRPGSRQAGLGRAGDSAVLVLPPSPGPRSSRPSVDSEGGSLLLDEDSEVFKMLQENREGRAAPRQSSSFRLLQEALEAEERGGTPAFLPSSLSPQSSLPASRALATPPKLHTCEKCSTSIANQAVRIQEGRYRHPGCYTCADCGLNLKMRGHFWVGDELYCEKHARQRYSAPATLSSRA from the exons TGGGGCTTCCGTATCACAGGGGGCAGGGATTTCCACACGCCCATCATGGTGACCAAG GTGGCTGAGCGGGGCAAAGCCAAGGACGCTGACCTCCGGCCTGGAGACATAATCGTAGCCATCAACGGGGAAAGCGCGGAGGGCATGCTGCATGCCGAGGCCCAGAGCAAGATCCGCCAGAGCCCCTCACCTCTGCGGCTGCAGCTGGACCG GTCTCAGGCTGCGTCTCCAGGGCAGACCAATGGGGACAGCTCCTTGGAAGTGCTGGCGACTCGCTTCCAG GGCTCCGTGAGGACACACACTGAGAGTCATTCCTCCCTAAGGTCCTCCTACTCCAGCCCAACCTCCCTCAGCCCGAGGGCTGGCAGCCCCTTCTCACCACCACCCTTCAGTAGCCCCCTCGCTGGAGAGGCGGCCATCAGCCGCAG TTTCCAGAGTCTGGCGTGTTCCCCGGGCCTCCCTGCTGCTGACCGCCTGTCCTACTCAGGCCGCCCCGGAAGCCGACAG GCCGGCCTTGGCCGAGCTGGCGACTCGGCGGTGCTGGTGCTGCCGCCTTCCCCAGGCCCTCGTTCCTCCAGGCCCAG CGTGGACTCGGAAGGGGGAAGCCTCCTCTTGGACGAGGACTCGGAAGTCTTCAAGATGCTCCAGGAAAATCGTGAGGGTCGGGCGGCCCCCCGACAGTCCAGCTCCTTTCGGCTCTTGCAGGaagccctggaggctgaggagagag GTGGCACGCCAGCCTTCCTGCCCAGCTCACTGAGCCCCCAGTCCTCCCTGCCCGCCTCCAGGGCCCTGGCCACCCCTCCCAAGCTCCACACTTGTGAGAAGTGCAGTACCAGCATCGC GAACCAGGCTGTGCGCATCCAGGAGGGCCGGTATCGCCACCCCGGCTGCTACACCTGCGCTGACTGTGGGCTGAACCTGAAGATGCGCGGGCACTTCTGGGTGGGTGATGAGCTGTACTGTGAGAAGCATGCCCGCCAGCGCTACTCCGCACCTGCCACCCTCAGCTCTCGGGCTTGA
- the PDLIM2 gene encoding PDZ and LIM domain protein 2 isoform X3 translates to MALTVDVAGPAPWGFRITGGRDFHTPIMVTKVAERGKAKDADLRPGDIIVAINGESAEGMLHAEAQSKIRQSPSPLRLQLDRSQAASPGQTNGDSSLEVLATRFQGSVRTHTESHSSLRSSYSSPTSLSPRAGSPFSPPPFSSPLAGEAAISRSFQSLACSPGLPAADRLSYSGRPGSRQAGLGRAGDSAVLVLPPSPGPRSSRPSVDSEGGSLLLDEDSEVFKMLQENREGRAAPRQSSSFRLLQEALEAEERGTRLCASRRAGIATPAATPALTVG, encoded by the exons TGGGGCTTCCGTATCACAGGGGGCAGGGATTTCCACACGCCCATCATGGTGACCAAG GTGGCTGAGCGGGGCAAAGCCAAGGACGCTGACCTCCGGCCTGGAGACATAATCGTAGCCATCAACGGGGAAAGCGCGGAGGGCATGCTGCATGCCGAGGCCCAGAGCAAGATCCGCCAGAGCCCCTCACCTCTGCGGCTGCAGCTGGACCG GTCTCAGGCTGCGTCTCCAGGGCAGACCAATGGGGACAGCTCCTTGGAAGTGCTGGCGACTCGCTTCCAG GGCTCCGTGAGGACACACACTGAGAGTCATTCCTCCCTAAGGTCCTCCTACTCCAGCCCAACCTCCCTCAGCCCGAGGGCTGGCAGCCCCTTCTCACCACCACCCTTCAGTAGCCCCCTCGCTGGAGAGGCGGCCATCAGCCGCAG TTTCCAGAGTCTGGCGTGTTCCCCGGGCCTCCCTGCTGCTGACCGCCTGTCCTACTCAGGCCGCCCCGGAAGCCGACAG GCCGGCCTTGGCCGAGCTGGCGACTCGGCGGTGCTGGTGCTGCCGCCTTCCCCAGGCCCTCGTTCCTCCAGGCCCAG CGTGGACTCGGAAGGGGGAAGCCTCCTCTTGGACGAGGACTCGGAAGTCTTCAAGATGCTCCAGGAAAATCGTGAGGGTCGGGCGGCCCCCCGACAGTCCAGCTCCTTTCGGCTCTTGCAGGaagccctggaggctgaggagagag GAACCAGGCTGTGCGCATCCAGGAGGGCCGGTATCGCCACCCCGGCTGCTACACCTGCGCTGACTGTGGGCTGA